Proteins from a genomic interval of Bifidobacteriaceae bacterium:
- a CDS encoding 3-deoxy-7-phosphoheptulonate synthase class II, giving the protein MKDKITQVLDAYRERSAAQQPEWPDRAELERATAALAAKPPLVFAGEADGLAQRLAAAQRGEAFVLQGGDCAEIFAESSADRIRNKIRTVLQMAVVLTYGASLPVVKMGRMAGQYAKPRSAATETRDGITLPAYRGDAVNGFEFTAQARRFDPWRMVEAYHHSSSTLNLIRAFTMGGFADLRQVQEWNRGFTANPAYARYEELAAQIDKAVQFMGACGADFEALKMVEFFSSHEALLLDYERALTRIDSRGGQPYDCSAHFLWIGERTRSPEGAHAELLSHVRNPLGVKVGPSAHASDVLRLADKLDPFQEPGRLTLITRMGADSVRAVLPGLVRAVQAAGRPVLWVCDPMHGNTFTTKGGVKTRRFDTVMEEVKGFFEVLREAGAVPGGMHVELTGDDVTEVMGGSEKIDDDALTRRYESLVDPRLNHQQALEMAFQVAELLRQA; this is encoded by the coding sequence ATGAAAGACAAGATCACCCAGGTGTTGGACGCGTACCGCGAGCGTTCGGCCGCGCAGCAGCCGGAATGGCCGGATCGGGCCGAATTGGAGCGGGCGACCGCCGCCCTGGCGGCCAAGCCGCCGTTGGTGTTCGCGGGCGAGGCGGACGGCTTGGCCCAGCGCCTGGCCGCCGCCCAGCGCGGCGAGGCGTTCGTGTTGCAGGGCGGGGATTGCGCCGAGATTTTCGCGGAGTCCTCCGCCGACCGCATCCGGAACAAGATCCGCACGGTCTTGCAGATGGCGGTGGTGCTGACCTACGGCGCGTCCCTGCCGGTGGTGAAGATGGGCCGCATGGCCGGCCAATACGCCAAACCGCGCAGCGCCGCCACGGAGACGCGCGACGGGATCACCTTGCCCGCCTACAGGGGCGATGCCGTCAACGGCTTCGAGTTCACCGCCCAGGCCCGGCGGTTCGACCCTTGGCGGATGGTGGAGGCGTACCATCACTCGTCCTCGACGCTCAACCTGATCAGGGCTTTCACCATGGGCGGCTTCGCGGATCTGAGGCAAGTCCAGGAGTGGAACCGCGGTTTCACGGCCAACCCGGCGTATGCCCGCTATGAGGAGTTGGCGGCCCAGATCGACAAAGCGGTGCAGTTCATGGGCGCGTGCGGCGCGGATTTCGAGGCGCTCAAGATGGTGGAGTTCTTCTCCTCGCATGAGGCCCTCCTGCTGGATTACGAACGCGCGCTGACCAGGATCGACTCGCGGGGCGGCCAGCCCTATGACTGTTCGGCGCACTTCTTGTGGATCGGGGAGAGGACCCGTTCGCCGGAGGGGGCGCACGCGGAACTGTTGAGCCACGTGCGCAATCCGTTGGGCGTCAAGGTGGGACCAAGCGCGCACGCGAGCGACGTTCTGAGGCTGGCGGACAAGCTGGACCCGTTCCAGGAGCCCGGCAGGCTCACGCTCATCACCAGGATGGGCGCGGATTCGGTCCGCGCGGTGCTGCCCGGCCTGGTCAGGGCAGTGCAGGCGGCCGGCCGGCCGGTGCTGTGGGTTTGCGACCCGATGCACGGGAACACCTTCACCACTAAGGGCGGGGTCAAGACCCGCCGCTTCGACACGGTGATGGAAGAGGTCAAGGGCTTCTTCGAGGTCCTTAGGGAGGCGGGGGCGGTCCCCGGCGGTATGCACGTCGAGTTGACCGGCGATGACGTCACGGAAGTGATGGGCGGTTCGGAGAAGATCGACGATGACGCTCTGACCAGACGCTATGAGTCCCTGGTCGACCCGCGGTTGAACCACCAGCAGGCGTTGGAGATGGCGTTTCAGGTGGCGGAGCTTCTGCGCCAGGCCTGA